ATCATATTAAGGGTAAAGCAACCAGAAATTAAGGCAACCTTTAGGGTACCGTTTGTTCCCTATCTCCCAGCAATTAGTGCCTTATTCTGTATATATTTATCAATAAGCTTACCAGCCATCACATGGATTTCATTTGGTATCTGGCTTTCAGTTGGAATTATTGTTTATTTCGTTTATGCAAGAAGGCATAGCCACTTAAACCGTGATATTGAATAATGAAATGGAATTAAATCAAATGTTGAATGACTCGGAAAATTTTCCGAGTCTTTTTTCGCATAGCCTCAAGGAAACCATCCATAATAAAAATATCTCCAAACCTTTTGAAAAGGAGGTATTTTTTTATGATTAAACTATTTTTGAGCCTGTTCTTAACAATAAATATGGCAGCAGTAATTGATTGGTCTTATAAAGGTGAAAAAGGCCAATACAAATGGGGTGAACTGAGTAAAGAATTTACTATATGTAAAAATGGAATCAAGCAATCTCCCGTTAACATCCATTCCGCCGATGTAAAATTACATAAAACTGATCAAACGATATCTATAAACTACAAGACCTCGGCTGTAACGATAAAAAATACTGGGCATACAATCGAAGTTAGAGTTAGTGGCAATGATAATTTTATCAGATTGAATGGAACCGTCTATTATCTATCTCAATTTCATTTTCATGCTCCAAGTGAACATCAAATCAACAATAGATCTTATCCAATGGAAATTCATTTTGTGAATAAGAGCAATGGGGGAAAATTAGCTATTCTGGCGTTCTTTGTGAAAATTGGAAAACATAGCGGACTACTAGATCCAATCTTTCAAAATTTGCCTAGTGAAAGAATGGAACAAATTAAGTTAAAATCAAACGTTCATTTCAATGACTTATTCACGAAAAAATCCTCGTTTTATTACTATATAGGCTCCTTAACGACTCCACCTTGTACAGAAGATGTTAAGTGGATCATATTTAAGCAGCCGATAGAGATTTCTACTGGACAACTAGCTACCTTTTCAAATCTCTATTACTTAAATAATCGTTCTCTTCAACCACTAAATAAGCGCAAAGTTAGCATTGGTACATTAAATTAGCCAAAGTTAATAGCTAATTTAATCAAATATTTTTGGCGCAATGACTTTTATCACAATTTCGAATGTAATTACGTTACTTTCTTATTATCCTAGGATTATAATAGAAATTGTACATAATAACTATGTAAATTAAGGGGGCTATATAAATGGAAAATTTTCGTTTTTCTATCAATGGAACTTGGCAAGGTGATCGTAATGGAACGGGGCACATCCGTTCAAAGGGTGGTTTAGACATAGAAGTTTCGGTTCCAAAAGAATTTGATGGTCCTGGAATTGGATCTAGTCCTGAGGAGCTCCTTATTTCCTCTTCTAATAACTGTTATATGATTACCTTAGCTGCCATGTTAAGCAAGCGTAATATTGATGTGGACAAATTAGAGGTTGTTTCAGAAGGAGTAGTCGAAAGTGAAGATGGAAAATTAAACTTCAAACAAATTATTCATCGCCCTATTTTTTATGTAGGAAAAGAAACTGATATTACTTCGGACAAATTGAAGGATATTGCAGTAAGAGCTGAAAAAGCCTGTTTTATTTCGCAAACTTTACGATGCAGTATTGATTTTTCAGTTGAACCCGAAGTGGTTTTACAATAATCGCTCTTATGTTTGATCTAAAACATAGTCTCTATTTTAAAGTATAAATGGAGACTTTTATTTAGCTTAAATATAATTTCCTAACCTAACCTTAACAAAATTGGGATATAAGAATTTGCCTCTAGGAAGACTAAACTTAATGAAGCATTAGATGATTTACTAAATATTTGTGTTAATCATTCATTTCTAAAAAGTTTGATATGTATCAAGTTAATTTTACTTATTTTTTCCTATGATAAGAAAGTATTAACAAAATGAAGGAGCTTCAATGCTCCTACGCCTGAAATGGGGTGCAAGTAATGATGAATAATCAAGATAGTCAAAAGATATGGGAAAAATTTTACGGTCCCAATATGGGCTATATTTACGAAGCATATGACATGTATAAGGAGAGTCCTAATTCAGTAGATCCATCACTTAAAGCATTATTTGATGAGTTTGGATCACCACCACTTAATGAACAAACGAACGTGTATGTTTCAAATGCAGCACCACAGGAAAATGTAAAAAATATTATTTCAGGGCTAAAGCTTTTCGAAAACATTCGTACCTATGGGCATCTAGCTGCCAATATAAATCCTCTTCATGATTCAAACGTGGATACGAGTTATTTAGATCTGGAAAAATACAAACTTAGCAGAGATGATTTAATCCAAATTCCAACTAAATTTCTTTGGGAGGATGCTCCACCTACAATACATAATGGGTGGGAAGCCTATCAGCACTTAAAGAACGTTTATACACAAACGATCGCCTATGAGTTCGGGCATATCCATCATGAAGAAGAGCAAAAATGGTTGAATAAAAATGTAGAAAATCTCGGTATTGTAAAGCCCATCTCACCAGATCAAAGAAAAGATCTTTTAGATCGTTTGCTCCAAGTAGATAGCTTTGAAAAGTTCTTACACAAAACCTTTGTAGGTCAGAAGCGATTTTCAATAGAAGGAATTGATATGCTTGTTCCGATGCTTGATAAAATTATTCAAGCAAGCATTGAAGATAAGGCAGACAATATCATGATGGGGATGGCACACCGGGGCCGATTGAATGTTTTAGCGCATGTACTTGGTAAACCATATGACCAGGTATTTTCAGAATTCCATCTATCCCCAAATAAAGAGCTTGTTCCATCTGAA
The Neobacillus sp. PS3-40 genome window above contains:
- a CDS encoding OsmC family protein gives rise to the protein MENFRFSINGTWQGDRNGTGHIRSKGGLDIEVSVPKEFDGPGIGSSPEELLISSSNNCYMITLAAMLSKRNIDVDKLEVVSEGVVESEDGKLNFKQIIHRPIFYVGKETDITSDKLKDIAVRAEKACFISQTLRCSIDFSVEPEVVLQ
- a CDS encoding carbonic anhydrase family protein; its protein translation is MIKLFLSLFLTINMAAVIDWSYKGEKGQYKWGELSKEFTICKNGIKQSPVNIHSADVKLHKTDQTISINYKTSAVTIKNTGHTIEVRVSGNDNFIRLNGTVYYLSQFHFHAPSEHQINNRSYPMEIHFVNKSNGGKLAILAFFVKIGKHSGLLDPIFQNLPSERMEQIKLKSNVHFNDLFTKKSSFYYYIGSLTTPPCTEDVKWIIFKQPIEISTGQLATFSNLYYLNNRSLQPLNKRKVSIGTLN